The Devosia sp. YIM 151766 genome includes a region encoding these proteins:
- a CDS encoding GntR family transcriptional regulator — protein sequence MTDQSGNVFGDGPVVLPVGGPLYLQLKRWIEDAIKRGTIKPGDALPSERDLALRADVSRVTVRKAVQQMVQEGVLVQRHGSGTFVAPETQRVEQSLSQLTSFTEDMARRGMSVRAEWLDRGLYTASPEETVVLGLTSGERAARIARLRLTGDTPLAIERASLSSNILPDPAGIGDSLYKYLDKFGVRPVRAIQRIRAANIAEDDAHLLQVPMGSAGLHIERISYLATGRVIEFTRSIYRGDTYDFVAELRLGDPSVGVKS from the coding sequence GTGACGGACCAGTCCGGGAATGTCTTTGGTGATGGTCCCGTGGTGCTGCCGGTGGGCGGCCCGCTCTATCTTCAGCTCAAGCGCTGGATCGAAGATGCCATAAAACGCGGCACGATCAAGCCCGGCGATGCCCTGCCATCCGAACGCGATCTGGCGCTGCGCGCCGATGTCTCGCGCGTAACCGTGCGCAAGGCGGTGCAGCAGATGGTGCAGGAGGGCGTTCTGGTGCAGCGCCATGGTTCGGGTACGTTCGTGGCGCCCGAAACCCAGCGCGTCGAACAATCGCTGTCCCAGCTCACCTCCTTCACCGAGGACATGGCCAGGCGCGGCATGTCGGTGCGGGCCGAATGGCTCGATCGCGGCCTCTATACGGCCTCCCCGGAAGAAACCGTGGTTCTCGGCCTGACCTCGGGCGAGCGGGCCGCGCGCATCGCCCGCCTGCGCCTCACCGGCGACACGCCCCTGGCCATCGAGCGCGCCAGCCTGTCTTCGAATATCCTGCCCGATCCCGCCGGTATCGGCGATTCGCTCTACAAATATCTCGACAAGTTCGGGGTGCGTCCGGTCCGCGCCATCCAGCGCATCCGCGCCGCCAATATTGCCGAGGACGACGCCCATCTCCTGCAGGTGCCCATGGGCTCGGCAGGCCTGCATATCGAGCGCATTTCCTATCTCGCGACAGGCCGCGTCATCGAATTCACCCGCTCCATCTATCGGGGCGATACCTATGATTTTGTCGCCGAACTGCGTCTTGGCGATCCCAGTGTCGGAGTCAAGTCATGA
- a CDS encoding SIS domain-containing protein, giving the protein MSQAITAQTHMREEVGQIPQIVTGFLEASAPVLDKAAAHLRQADPSFVVTIARGSSDHASTYLKYAIELTLGLPVASIGPSIASIYGKDLKLANAAAIAISQSGKSPDIVGLAQSARRSGAAAIAITNTVNSPLAAASDFTIDLHAGVEKSVAATKTFVTSVVAGLALLGRWSGDADLIRAVDALPESLAAAIACDWSDMIVALDGHSALYVLGRGPGLAIANEAALKFKETCLIQGAAYSAAEVMHGPVSIVAPGYPVLALAGRDAAEASVADMAHKLAGQGARVFLTSDRAGAATRLPFAATGHPLTDPLALIVSFYGFVEALARHRGLNPDTPPLLRKVTETV; this is encoded by the coding sequence ATGAGCCAGGCCATCACCGCTCAAACCCATATGCGTGAGGAAGTGGGCCAGATCCCGCAGATCGTGACCGGCTTCCTTGAGGCTTCCGCGCCGGTTCTCGACAAGGCCGCCGCCCATCTGCGCCAGGCCGACCCGTCCTTTGTGGTCACGATTGCCCGCGGCTCATCCGACCACGCTTCGACCTATCTCAAATATGCCATCGAATTGACGCTGGGCTTGCCGGTCGCCTCGATCGGGCCGTCCATCGCCTCCATTTATGGCAAGGACCTCAAGCTGGCCAACGCCGCCGCCATCGCCATCTCGCAATCGGGCAAGAGCCCCGACATTGTCGGCCTGGCGCAATCCGCCCGCCGCAGCGGCGCTGCTGCCATCGCCATCACCAATACCGTGAATTCGCCTCTGGCCGCGGCCAGCGATTTCACCATCGATCTGCATGCCGGGGTGGAAAAGAGCGTCGCCGCGACGAAAACCTTTGTCACCTCCGTGGTCGCCGGCCTGGCGCTGCTCGGGCGCTGGAGCGGCGATGCCGATCTGATCCGCGCCGTGGACGCCTTGCCCGAAAGCCTGGCTGCGGCCATCGCCTGCGACTGGTCGGACATGATCGTCGCGCTGGATGGCCATTCGGCCCTTTACGTCCTTGGCCGTGGCCCAGGCCTCGCCATCGCCAATGAGGCGGCGCTGAAATTCAAGGAAACCTGCCTCATCCAGGGCGCGGCCTATAGCGCCGCCGAGGTGATGCATGGCCCGGTCTCCATCGTCGCGCCGGGCTATCCCGTTCTGGCGCTCGCCGGGCGCGACGCCGCCGAGGCTTCGGTCGCCGACATGGCGCATAAGCTGGCCGGGCAGGGCGCCCGCGTCTTCCTCACCAGCGATCGTGCCGGTGCGGCCACGCGCCTGCCCTTCGCCGCCACCGGTCATCCGCTCACCGACCCATTGGCGCTGATCGTCTCCTTCTACGGCTTCGTGGAAGCGCTGGCCCGCCATCGCGGCCTCAATCCGGATACCCCGCCCCTGCTGCGCAAAGTGACGGAGACCGTATGA
- the nagA gene encoding N-acetylglucosamine-6-phosphate deacetylase, with protein sequence MSDLLAIAGPHIFDGQDWHDGAALLIEFGFVSGITERDAIPTHATRVDLPGGMLVPGFIDLQVNGGGGVLFNNAPTLSSIRTICRAHAQFGTTALLPTLITDTVEINIAAIAAGIAAHEHRVPGFLGLHLEGPHLSQARKGTHDPALIRPMDDADLARLVEAARALPNLLCTIAAESVTPQQIAALAAAGALVSLGHSDAGYDAAKAAFAAGARMATHLFNAMSQLGNREPGIVGAVLDSPQVFAGLIADGIHVHPAAIAAALRAKQGPGRIFLVTDAMSQTGTDIASFTLNGRAITRAQGALRLADGTLAGADLDMIDAVNFMIDTIGLTPEEAFRMAALYPAQALGLAPTHGHLHRAAIANFVHLSETRQVQSTWVNGEKVWARDEP encoded by the coding sequence ATGAGCGACCTTCTCGCCATCGCCGGCCCGCATATCTTCGATGGACAGGATTGGCATGACGGAGCCGCGCTGCTCATCGAATTCGGCTTCGTCTCCGGCATCACGGAACGGGATGCCATTCCGACCCACGCCACGCGCGTCGATCTGCCCGGCGGCATGCTCGTTCCCGGTTTCATCGACCTTCAGGTCAATGGCGGCGGCGGCGTCCTGTTCAACAATGCCCCGACCCTTTCTTCCATCCGCACCATCTGCCGCGCCCATGCCCAATTCGGCACCACCGCCCTGTTGCCCACGCTGATCACCGATACGGTCGAGATCAACATCGCCGCCATTGCCGCCGGCATTGCCGCCCATGAGCACCGCGTTCCCGGCTTTCTGGGCCTGCATCTGGAAGGACCGCATCTGTCGCAGGCGCGCAAGGGCACCCATGATCCGGCCTTGATTCGCCCCATGGACGATGCCGACCTCGCCCGCCTTGTCGAAGCCGCCCGGGCATTGCCCAACCTGCTCTGCACCATTGCGGCCGAATCCGTCACGCCGCAGCAGATCGCTGCGCTTGCCGCCGCCGGCGCCCTGGTCAGTCTCGGTCATTCCGATGCCGGTTATGACGCCGCCAAGGCCGCCTTCGCCGCCGGGGCCCGAATGGCGACACATCTGTTCAACGCCATGAGCCAGCTCGGCAATCGCGAACCCGGCATTGTCGGCGCCGTGCTCGACAGCCCGCAGGTTTTCGCCGGCCTCATCGCCGATGGCATCCACGTCCATCCCGCCGCCATCGCCGCCGCCCTGCGCGCCAAACAGGGGCCGGGCCGCATCTTCCTGGTCACCGATGCCATGTCCCAGACCGGCACCGACATTGCATCCTTCACGCTCAATGGCCGCGCCATCACCCGCGCCCAGGGCGCGCTGCGCCTCGCCGACGGCACCCTGGCCGGCGCCGATCTCGACATGATCGATGCGGTCAATTTCATGATCGACACCATCGGCCTCACCCCCGAGGAAGCCTTCCGCATGGCAGCGCTCTATCCGGCCCAGGCCTTGGGCCTCGCCCCAACCCACGGCCACCTCCACCGCGCCGCCATCGCCAATTTCGTGCACCTGTCGGAAACTCGGCAAGTCCAATCCACCTGGGTGAATGGCGAAAAGGTCTGGGCCAGAGACGAGCCCTGA